The DNA sequence TTGAAAATCAAAAAGAACTGATCAAACAAGGCTACAAATTATCTACCAATTGGGACAAAACAACAATACTTCCTCTTGGTGATTTAGAATTAACGGTTACTTTAAATCAAAACGAATCAATTGTGAAGGCAGATTCAGTTTATGTCATACTGGAACGAAATGCAACTACCAAAAACACAACTCGATATGATTTAAAACCATCAGATTTCACTTTCACTGGAAAAATTCCATTAAAAGAATCAGGTACTTGGAACATGAGGCTGATTGCAAATATCAGCGGAAAATCCTTTGAAAGAGAAGGTAAAATCATAGTTAAATGAAAGAAACAACATCACAAAACACAACAACGGAATGTGACCACTGCGGTAATCCCATTCGTTTGGTTCGTATCGAATCCAAATTGGGAGACGATACAAAGGTTTTCTGTTGTGAAGGTTGTGAAACTGTTTATTCCATTATACATTCATTAGGTGGTAGTTATTATTATAACCTAAAAGGAAATACTAAACTCAGCCCCGTTGAAATCGAAGAAAACGAATCAGAGATTGAGAATGAGTTGGTATACCAAAAGTTTGTAAGGCCCTCCGGAGAATTTTCGGAAGTTTCAATCCAGATCACAAACATCCATTG is a window from the Leptospira ellinghausenii genome containing:
- a CDS encoding FixH family protein — translated: MFKDLHPSLRNAMYVVLFSFTGLVAATFYTIRLTYKHFEPVMDKNYYEIGLNYEKAIENQKELIKQGYKLSTNWDKTTILPLGDLELTVTLNQNESIVKADSVYVILERNATTKNTTRYDLKPSDFTFTGKIPLKESGTWNMRLIANISGKSFEREGKIIVK